The genomic window ttcctcttttcttctaTCAATGGTGTTCCCCTTCTCTCTCGTTCTATCAATGGTGATCTAGTAGGATAGGGGGGACTCAGGTCCCCCCAGCACCCGTACTAGATCCGCCCATATCTACAGCATGATGCTATTGTGGgtagaactatatatatatttgttgttagcgacttaaaagctaatactaaaaataaactgtgataaaaaagatttaaaaatcaACTCTgaaattaagatttaaaattCAGATTTTAGTTACAGCTAATAAGCCGCAGAGCAAACGAGGGAATCGACCCTGAATCTTTACAATCTTATAAAACATTCATTTCGCCATCGTATAAGCACACTAACGAAAATAATTTAACTCCATTTTTCTTGGATGATGGGCGAGTTTAGCGTCAAGAATCTGCTTTATTGAAAACGAAGAGATGCTAATCAGTAGTCATGGTGCGTATATACTTTTCAGCAGCAAACTTCCAAGCAAAAGACggcaaaaaaagagagagagaggagaaaaagacgTAAAGCACAAATTGTGAAGAAAATCCAGCTTAACTACAGCTTGCGTTTGTTTCTTGCAACATCTTACTACTTGTGTGCTTGCTAAGCAAGCCACTACGCCATAGGATGGAGATCGAAAAGAGAAGACACTGACCTACTGACTACTTGCACTCAGATCGTCGGCGTCTGAATTCTTCTGTTCACTTCAGAATTGGCATGCAATCTGTCATTTTGTAATTTTGCACCAAATTGAGCTAATCCTTGGCAGAACAGCTATGATGTCAACCCTTCTTGCCTTAATCTACACTCTCATTATATTTAAATCGAATAAATTATAATGGTCCATGTGGTCTATATATTTtcagttttaaaatatacttcatCGTCGTAAAATACTTCTTTGTTTTCTCGGGATAGGTGAGGTGTAAGTCCGAAGTTCCAAATATAATAGAGACAAGGGATAGTATGGGTAATATGAATAGTTTATAGTAACAAAAGTCATCTTTCAAAAggactaggttgctatattcaaGTCAAattctaaactctaaaaattagtATATCTagagatggaaggagtatttcTAAAGACTGAATACTATAGCATCATATAATGGCTGAAAGCACTAGACAACCAGAAACCAACTTATCAACTACAGGATCATCAGACACCATCAGGGTATCAACAAATGCACAATCAACAACAAACAGTTCTTGCAATTCTACTAGCAGCCTACCAGCATAACTAGTGGAGCAGTAGACCCCATTTTCAGAAGATGAACAGTAGATGATCCAGATCCCCCCATAGCGAGAAAGAACACGGCGTCAGGACGCCAAAGATAAAGATGGATGGATGGCCTCTCTAGCTAATCAGTATAGACAGTAGTGAGAACAGTTCAGAGAGGAAGCATGTGACACttccctctgtctctctctctctctctagcctCCAACCATCGCTTCACCAAGAagccatcacctcctcctctctatcaagttctctcccctctcttgcTGTctctgcttgctgctgctgctgcttcgttttcttgctgctgctcgattaggccggcggccatggcgtccaGCGCGTCGCGGTTCATCAAGTGCGTCACGGTCGGGGACGGCGCCGTCGGCAAGACCTGCATGCTCATCTGCTACACCAGCAACAAGTTCCCCACTGTAATGCAAAATGCAAACCTTTTTGCTCCATCCTATCTGTTTCTTGTTCATTCCTTTCGGAAAAGATTCGGGGTTTTTCTTGATTTCGTCGAAATTTCGGGATTCTTCATTTGCCTGCTCCAGCTGTAACTTCTTCTAGATTTTCCTTTCttgttcttgatttcttggGGACTCTGGTATAGTGGTATGCTTGTATGGAAACAAGAGGTGGTATCATTGTTGAGTTACAGAAAAACTCTGTTCTTGTGTGTGTTTTCTTCCTGAATCACAGttaatatttcaattcaaatttgttgcatgtttataacttctttttgtttttgtttggccTTCTGCAGGATTACGTACCCACTGTTTTTGACAATTTCAGTGCAAACGTGGTGGTCGACGGCACCACGGTGAATTTGGGTCTCTGGGATACTGCAGGTAATTTTTGTAATTCCTTTGCAGATGCTTTGTTTGTTCTACATTTCCAGGTAATTTTACTAATCCTTCCAGctgaaaaaaaatttcattCTTGTGATGCTGATAGTGTGGACTTCAAATTGTTTACAGGGCAGGAAGATTACAACAGATTGAGGCCGCTAAGCTACCGTGGCGCCGATGTCTTTGTGCTTGCCTTCTCCCTAGTGAGCCGAGCTAGCTATGAGAATGTCATGAAGaaggttcagaaaaaaaaaatctcttgcaATTAATCTGTTACCCATAATGTGGATGCATTCAGAGAGATTCAGTATTTCAGTTAGGTTTACCTTGTGCTTTTTGTCCCCTTGCAGTGGTTACCAGAGCTTCAGCATTATGCACCAGGGGTGCCAATTGTGTTGATTGGGACCAAATTGGGTGAGTTGTGTGACAGTGAAAGCACAATTTCCATTTTATTGCATATCCCCTTGGCTGTGATAATAGAACTGGTGTGCTGTACATCCTCTGTCTAAGCTTGTCACTTGCTGGTAGTGATTTGGATGATTTTGTCTTTTCATTCTTGGAGCATGGAATTGTGTGGTCCCTAAAAATATTGATGGACCTATAATAGTTACTATAACTCACCAAGATTTAGTCCTTGCGATGTTTAAGTAGGAACTATTGCATTTTGTACGTTTTGTCTTGTACCTTGCCAGTAGTATTTCACCGGCTCGGATCAATTTACCTTATCACTGTTGGATTATGATTCCTCAAGGAATTGTTTGGAACtatcttaatttttatttcactaAGATTAGTTGCActacattattttattttctctgaacaaaagaaaagtaaatcgtagttaaaaaaaaagaggcaaggTTTATGAATGAGCCAATGaggtttctttctcttttttttttcactcaaacAATTTCAAAACCTCCATAATTGATGTTTGGAAATACCAATTCTTGTTTTCTTCAAATGGAAAAAGTCCAACTACCTCCTTAAACTTATGATAGAAGTCCATTTAGCACGTTGAACTTTAAAACCGGACAACCAACCCCCTAAACTTTGCAATGCCGTTTATATAACCTCCTAAGGTGATTTTGAATAGTGGTTTTACGTATTTGGGATCTTAAACAAGCAGCTTTAAATAACTTATATAATACATTTATGTATCATCAATTGTAGTTTGTCAATTTATACTATAGAGTGATGTCATATTATTTTTACAATGGTATAAGTGAGAGCGAACAAGggataaaaagaaatatttaagtgaaaattttaACATATGCGTATGTCACATGATCAAAGCTCATCCAATTTATATGTCAATTAAATAAAACAACTTTGTAAAACCACCTTAGGGTTCCATATGAATGGTATTGTAAAGTTAGGGGGTTGAATGTCCGATTTCAAACTTCAGGATTCTAGATGGACTTTCAATGAAAGTTTAGGGgtttatttggactttttctGCTTTAAATTGAAGCTTATTTGTTAGTAACTTACCGAAGCAAGAATTCGGTTTCCGGAACTCAAAGTTCCAAGCTGTTACCTAGATGGGAGACACTATATTCCTTTGCAGTTAATCATCTAACATAGTAACCACTACAAGTAATTAAACAGATGATAATTCTGTAGTACTAAATACTTAAGTAAAATAAATGTTGCACCTGTTTTAAAAGGAAGGTTGCACTTCAGTAATATTGAATGAAATAGGCTAGTGAAATTTACCTAGTAATTATGCTGATCATGTTTTCAAGTTTCTTGCATTTCGccttggatttttatttttttttgaaaaccaaGCCTACAATCTTATCTTGCAACAAATCTCAATCAGTTACTGTTCAATTAAACCACAACTTTTGTCGACCATACAGATCTTCGTGAAGATAAACACTACTTACTTGACCATCCTAGCTTGGTGCCTGTGACTACAGCACAGGTATTATTCTCCAGTACCTATGCACTCTGCATACCTGAGGACTGAAAATTTCACAGTAAATCTCTGCAAAATTTTGAGATATCACTGCATTCCAGCATCTTACATTTCTGTGTTCTCCTGCAATGCTTATCTTGCAGGGAGAGGAACTCCGCAAGCACATTGGCGCAACGTGTTACATCGAATGCAGCTCAAAGACACAGCAGGTTAATTTCTCATGTTGCCTCTCTATGCTCCTGAAGGTGCCTACATTTCAATCCTGAAGATATAGCTTGGGTAATCCCTTAACAAATATCAATAATATGTAGAATGTAAAAGCTGTGTTTGATGCTGCCATCAAGGTAGTAATCAAGCCTCCAACAAAGCAGAGGgacaggaagaagaagaaaacacgGCGGGGATGTTCTTTCTTGTGAGTGAATATGCTGCAAAATTTTAGCTTTCTCACGTCAATGTCTGTGAATTTGTAGTCATGTAGACTGTTATTTTTCTGCTTAATTCTTGGAGAGTTTTTATTTAAGATGCTAAGTCCTTTTTCTTTGGCATTGCAGCTGCAAGGGTGTCATGTCCAGAAGAAGGCTAGTATGCTTCAAGTGAACAAGAGGGGTTCTTTGATGAGCAGAGCAGAGGTCTATGAGACAAAATGATGTCTTGTGTTTGATAATTGCTTTATCTCAAAAGTTCCAGTTTGATAGTTGCATTTCCAACCTATATATATCCTGTTTGGCAATTaactactacatccgtcccaaaatataacaacttttggctataaatctggacgcacagttatccagattcatagctaaaaatgcttatattttgggacggagggagtactagtagtagatTACTATCCTGTCCATGTAATGTATTAGGAAGGTTAATAGCACTCCCTACATCTCAGAATGGAAGATGTTTTGGTTTTATTCCaagtttgataaaatttatataaaatgtagTAACATTTTATAACGTcaaattagttccattaaaATGCAGTAACATTTTATAACGTCAAATTAATTCCATTAAATCCATCattcaatacatttttataatattttttttggtaaaatgtTGTTATGTCTTTTATAAAATTGATCGAATTAAAAGAAGTTTAACTTAGaataaaaaaccaaaatatCTTACATTATATGAAACAGAAGGAGTACAACCTAATAAACTGTCACCTTAATTTCATCCCAACAAAATGGCCTCATAAAGCTAAAATTTATTCACCTGGTTATTTCAGTCCCCTCCACTGCAACATTGTGacacattttctaaaaaaaaaaccttcagaAGATTGCAACTTGGTGAATCAACTGCATATCaacagctactccctccgtcccattttaagtgcaccCATAAGTTTCTATGTTCAATTTTAATTGCCCGtcttatttatctttttttaaaaaaaataaaaaacataaattatgtataaattattattcatattttatcatctaataacaataaaaaaactaatcataaaaatactATCTCACCGTGCATCCGATGGCGGCGAGAGCTCGGCGAGCCGCCGGAGCAGCACGTCGTTCCACATGTCGATGGGCCCCGGCAAGCATAGGTGCAGGCAGTCGTTGGCATTCCTCCCCCTCCACCTGCGGTGGTGCTCGCCGGGGTGCCCGTCGGCACGCGCCATCATCGCCGGCGTCACGTCCACCACGCCgaacctcctcctcgtcctcatcgtcgtcgtcgccttctcCCTCGCCTTCCTCACCTCCTCGATCTGCGCCGCCCTCAGCTCCCAGGCAATGGCGACCGagctcacctcctcctcctccaatggCCGCGTCCTGTTGCAGTAGCCGCCGCTGAACCACGAGCCGTGCTCGAAGTGGTCCGGCGTGTAGGTGCGCACGAGCGCGACGAGCTCGCGCTTGCAGTCCGCGCACCCGGCGATGGCGTCGAGCGccgcgccgacgacgcggcCGACGGCGTACGCCATGGGGAAGTGGGCGAGGCCGGGCTCGCCGCAGTCGACGcagccgacgcggcggccgccctCCCAGAGGTAGTTGGCGCGGAAGAACCAGTTGCCGTTGGAGATCACCGCGTAGTCGAGCTCCGGCAGGCGGCGCGTCCAGTCGGCGTTGATCCGGTCGAGGTGGACGTCGAACGGCCCCGTCCGCCTGCCGGCGACGACCGGGACGGCGTGGACGAGGAACTCCGTCCACACCGCCATGAGCATGAAGTCGTGCTCGGGGAAGCGCCACCTCCGGAACGCGTCCACGAACGCGCCGGCGTGCATGTCGGTGGGCGTCTCCGCCTGGGACAGCAGGCAGAGCAGCGACTCCATGTGGTTGCGCGCCAGCGAGTCGCCGATGAAGGCGAGCCGCTTgccgcgcacggcggcgagAAACGTCGCCGGCGAGAACCGCGGGAGCTCGCACCCGtcgggccgccaccgccagtaGAGGTAGCCGGGATCCTTGCCGAACTTCTGGCAGTTGACGTAGTCGGCCACCGTCGAGCACGTCACGTTCGTGTAGCTCGGCCCCCTCGGCTCCCTCACCCATCTCCCCCTCGACACGTCGCACTCCGCCATTGCtctcgccgcgcccgcgccgccaccttgtCCTGCAGATGTCGGCGTCGTGCCCCGAACGAGCACCGTCACGGCGGAgggcatgccgccgccgacggcgaggaacACCAGCGCCGGCAGCGCGACGAGGCAGGTCGCGATCAGGGAAGCTTTCCACCGCGCCGCCCATGGCTTCTCCTTCCTGTCCACCTCGGAGTCGCCAGGTGCTCGACGGAGAGCCTCCTGCGTGCGCTGCCGCGACATTGGCTTGCTTCTGCCTCCGATGCATCTCTCCCATTTCCCCATGATTCCCATTGCTGAGGAGATTTCTGCCTTGATTCACAGACCCATATATTTCTTGATTTGAAGGATAAACATGTTATGGATGACATCTACTCTTATGTTAAGTAGAATAAATATTTGTCAAATATCTTATTTCACCATAAGATAAGAGTTCAGCCTTATcaattgattcatttttttgaGGCAATCACTTCACTTGAAGGATAAACATGATATAGATTTCAATCTTATGTATGATGAAGATCATAAGGAGATTGCCTCACTTTATGGAGGTGAGGAGTTCAACCTTATCCCTTTATCCTTCAATCTCCTTACCCAAATATGTGAATTAACTGTTGATTTATCTCTTAATTAATTGTGGAGATTGTCTGgagatggattttcatccctcaagTAAATGTCTTCTCCAGTGCCGGGGGCCCACACCTAATAGCAGATAACTAGCCAATATGCATAGTCGCAGGCTCGCAGCAGGAGGGCCAGCTCTGGACGCAGCTTTGTGGTGGAAGTGGAAATGCCGCGACGGAGACAGAGAGTCAGAGACAGGagatcagatcagatcgatCTAGCTGCCAGGCGCCACCATCCTCAATTCCTCACGCTAGCCGCTAGGCGCCATCCACAATTCCTCCTCCGCTCACCCTCAATTCATCATCCGCCGCCTTGAATCTGATCGTCTCGTCCTCGGCCCTAGAGATGCTCGAAGAAGTATCTTTTCATGAGAAGTAATGGATGTGATGGAGTTCTATTCTTTGTTAAGGTAATCATATTGATTCCAAGGgtacaaatatattgttattttggtcGTCTTTATTCCTTGATAATTATCAAATAtgttaaattaaatatttcaatGGATTTGTGTTCGCTTTGCAAGTAAAATTagcgtatatatatatcataaaattttatatatagtctAGAGGGCCTATCGTGATGAGTTCACTCTGAGGCCCTCAAAATCATAGGACCGGGGCTGGTCTTCTCATTTCTGAAATGccacctaaatagtcataaagttttttttataaaaaaattaacaatacaTATTAATAGGAAATATACCACTCTACAAAGTGCAAGTTGAAATTCGAGTTCTAtaacttg from Oryza glaberrima chromosome 6, OglaRS2, whole genome shotgun sequence includes these protein-coding regions:
- the LOC127777716 gene encoding rac-like GTP-binding protein 4, encoding MASSASRFIKCVTVGDGAVGKTCMLICYTSNKFPTDYVPTVFDNFSANVVVDGTTVNLGLWDTAGQEDYNRLRPLSYRGADVFVLAFSLVSRASYENVMKKWLPELQHYAPGVPIVLIGTKLDLREDKHYLLDHPSLVPVTTAQGEELRKHIGATCYIECSSKTQQNVKAVFDAAIKVVIKPPTKQRDRKKKKTRRGCSFFCKGVMSRRRLVCFK
- the LOC127777714 gene encoding xyloglucan O-acetyltransferase 3-like — protein: MGIMGKWERCIGGRSKPMSRQRTQEALRRAPGDSEVDRKEKPWAARWKASLIATCLVALPALVFLAVGGGMPSAVTVLVRGTTPTSAGQGGGAGAARAMAECDVSRGRWVREPRGPSYTNVTCSTVADYVNCQKFGKDPGYLYWRWRPDGCELPRFSPATFLAAVRGKRLAFIGDSLARNHMESLLCLLSQAETPTDMHAGAFVDAFRRWRFPEHDFMLMAVWTEFLVHAVPVVAGRRTGPFDVHLDRINADWTRRLPELDYAVISNGNWFFRANYLWEGGRRVGCVDCGEPGLAHFPMAYAVGRVVGAALDAIAGCADCKRELVALVRTYTPDHFEHGSWFSGGYCNRTRPLEEEEVSSVAIAWELRAAQIEEVRKAREKATTTMRTRRRFGVVDVTPAMMARADGHPGEHHRRWRGRNANDCLHLCLPGPIDMWNDVLLRRLAELSPPSDAR